From the genome of Eucalyptus grandis isolate ANBG69807.140 chromosome 2, ASM1654582v1, whole genome shotgun sequence, one region includes:
- the LOC104433214 gene encoding MLP-like protein 28 — MGLEGKLEFEVEIQSSADEFYNIWRNHMYHLPNASSDAVQSVQLHEGEWHSEDAVKLWTYTVEGKTLTVKERIEVDDANKVLIFNIIGGDLLEEFKTFKAIVKMIAKSDGRGSLAKWTLEYEKLHEGVADPTACKDLEIKLTKDTDAHIINNA, encoded by the exons ATGGGCTTGGAGGGGAAGCTAGAGTTTGAAGTAGAGATTCAGTCGTCGGCTGATGAGTTCTACAACATCTGGAGGAACCACATGTACCACCTGCCAAATGCGAGCTCCGATGCGGTACAGAGCGTGCAGCTCCATGAAGGCGAATGGCACTCGGAGGATGCTGTCAAGCTCTGGACTTATACCGTAG AGGGGAAGACCTTGACAGTCAAGGAGAGGATTGAGGTGGATGATGCGAACAAGGTACTCATCTTCAACATAATAGGAGGGGATCTCCTGGAAGAGTTCAAGACCTTCAAGGCAATCGTCAAGATGATTGCGAAAAGCGACGGCCGTGGAAGTTTAGCGAAGTGGACTCTAGAGTACGAGAAGCTGCACGAAGGCGTCGCCGACCCTACTGCCTGCAAGGATCTCGAAATCAAGCTCACTAAGGACACGGATGCTCATATCATCAACAACGCGTGA